A single genomic interval of Oncorhynchus mykiss isolate Arlee chromosome 13, USDA_OmykA_1.1, whole genome shotgun sequence harbors:
- the LOC110486053 gene encoding DNA-directed RNA polymerase III subunit RPC6, whose product MADVKKVKKESTDPVDIENRIKALCQQFPHGITDQVIQNDMPNLEAQQRAMAINRLLSLGQLDLLRNSSGLLYRMKDAQTASKMKGSDNQEKLVYQVIEDAGNKGIWSRDIRYKSNLPLTEINKILKNLESKKLIKAVKSVAASKKVYMLYNLQPDRSVTGGAWYSDQDFESEFVEVLNQQCFKFLQSKAEVARDSKQNPMVQRNSSFATSHEVWKCICELGISKVDLSMEDIETILNTLIYDGKVEMTIIAAKEGTVGSVDGQMKLYRGVNPIIQPTGLVKTPCGLCPVFDDCHEGGEISPSNCVYMAEWLNF is encoded by the exons ATGGCGGATGTAAAGAAAGTAAAGAAAGAATCCACAGATCCCGTAGACATTGAAAACAGG ATAAAGGCGCTCTGTCAACAGTTCCCTCATGGAATAACAGACCAGGTGATCCAGAATGACATGCCTAATTTGGAGGCTCAACAGAGAGCCATGGCCATCAACAGACTACTGTCATTG GGTCAGTTGGACCTTCTACGAAACAGCTCAGGACTTCTATACCGCATGAAGGATGCTCAGACAGCAAG CAAAATGAAAGGCTCCGACAATCAAGAGAAGCTGGTCTATCAGGTCATTGAGGATGCAGGAAACAAAG GGATCTGGAGTAGGGACATTAGATATAAGAGCAACCTTCCTCTGACAGAGATCAACAAGATCCTCAAGAACCTAGAGAGCAAGAAGCTGATCAAGGCTGTGAAATCAGTGGCT GCGTCAAAGAAGGTTTACATGCTATACAACCTGCAGCCAGACCGCTCGGTGACTGGGGGAGCCTGGTACAGTGACCAGGACTTTGAGTCTGAGTTTGTGGAGGTTCTCAATCAGCAGTGTTTCAAATTCCTTCAGAGTAAG GCCGAGGTGGCGAGGGACAGCAAGCAGAACCCCATGGTGCAAAGAAACAGCTCCTTCGCCACCTCTCACGAAGTGTGGAAGTGTATTTGTGAACTCGGTATCAGCAAG GTGGACCTGTCTATGGAGGACATTGAGACTATTCTGAACACGCTCATCTACGACGGCAAGGTGGAGATGACCATCATCGCGGCCAAGGAGGGCACTGTGGGCAGTGTGGACGGCCAGATGAAGCTGTACAGAGGGGTCAACCCTATCATCCAGCCCACAGGCCTGGTCAAGACGCCCTGTGGCCTCTGTCCG gtgtttgatgactgtcaCGAAGGAGGTGAGATATCCCCCTCTAACTGTGTGTATATGGCAGAGTGGCTGAACTTTTGA